The sequence below is a genomic window from Sulfuracidifex metallicus DSM 6482 = JCM 9184.
AGATCTAACGGGAAGTTAAGTAAATGCACGTTACTGCTTAGAGACGAAATTAACACGGTAGGAGAACTAAAAGAAGATGGTAGTTTAAATTTATATCAAGATAAAATAAGATGGTGGTCTAGAGGATTTTTTAGTGGCAATTCTAATGAATTAATATGCCCAGCCCAACCTTCAGAGTTCTTTTATAATCTCAAAGTTTTTGGTGACTTAAAAGAATGAAGTTCACTGATCCACTTAGGAACGATGGAACCAGGAAGATTGTTATATCAGAAGTCCTCTATCAGGAGAGTCCTCTTATTGAAGCGATACTAATGTTTATATATTATATATCTAAAAATATACTATTTGTAGGGCTGTTAATCTCCTTGATGTCCACGATAACATTAACAATGCCTATTAAAGGTATTTTATTCGATAAATACAACCCAAATTCCGTAGCTAAGATCTCGAAGTTGCTCGCAAACGGATGCTATCTCCTTGTAGCGATATTATCATTCCTTTACACTTTGCCCTACTCCATTTACTTTATCATAATATTTCTATTCATTGGCTTAAACATAGAATCGTTAGCAGGTTTCATATTAGGAGAGTGGATCAAGGAGAATGCAAAAGAAGAAGATACTAATATTATATTCTCATTTAGCTTCACATTAACTACGATAATAGGAGCAATAGTTATGTTACTGGTAGGAATTCTAGCTGAGACCTACGGGTTGATAGTAATTCAGATATATATTACTATTTATGTTATTTTACAATATATTAGATTGCTAATTATATCAAGTATAAAAATAAACAGAAATAAGGTTAGAACCAGCAAGATATACTTTAGGACTGGAATAAAAGACATTAGGTTGCTCCTACTGACATTTTCCGCAGTGATATTTTATTTCATCGCTTCAGGAACCTCGGTGGTTATCGTAAACATTATAGACAAAATAGGAAATTTCTTCGAAGTCTATGGAATTTATAGCTCTTTATCTTATTTCATAGCCTCTTTCGGAGGGTACCTTGCTTCTTTGACTTTCACTAAAAAGATTTCGCATCTCTTTCTCTTTCCTTTGATCTACTCAGGGATAAGCTTTCTCTTACTTTACTTCCCCTCGACGCTCTCTATATGGATTTTTACGTTAGTTTCCTCGCTTTCGATGGCAATATTTTCCTTAAATTACTATTCTATTTTGAATATCATTGTAAGCCAGGAACAATATGGAATACAGACTGGCTTTAGTAATGCCATGCAGAGTATTGGGAGTTTGGTGTCGCCATTAATATTCTCTTCCGTAATAGAGTTATTTTCTCTATCTGGTATAATAATTATAGTAGCCTTCTTTGTATTAATTTGTTTAGCAACATTAGCAATATTTAGTAAACTTTAACTCCACTTTATAGCTAATTATTATTTCTTTTATACTATGATTTAAATAAAGAATTAATATTTTTTGTCTTTCCTTACAATTTCATGCTCGTAACTTTCAGAACTTATTAATACGAATGCATTTTACTATTCCAAGTTAAATTGTCATTGCTGATTTATATATTAACAGAGTAAAATAAATTTAATTAATATAAACTATAATATTAGAGAAGATATTTATTAAATGAACTATAATTATGAGTCTAATTGAAATTAACTCGTACTAAGTCGATATAAAATAAAATTCAAGTGGATAACTAACTCCCTCATTGCATAGCGATGGTTTCCCTCTTCGATCCGCGGTTACGCCTCTCATTAAAGGTTAAGTTGAGAGGGTTAGATAACTCCTCACGATAAGGTCACCTAAAGCGACGACCCAGCGGTGGTTCTCATAATTACAAGTAAACCTAAAACATCAGCGTGATATCTCCACCTTTTCTGACTGCAGCTAGTACATCCAATATGAATTAGAGTGCATAACCTGCTGCGTACTTAAAGTAAGATCATTGCAAATGTTCGCATTTCTTCCCTGTGCGAAAAGCTACTTAAGGAATAGTTATAGACCCGAGCACCTCACATCATTCAACTCCTTCATAAGGGGGTCTGCAAGGAAGTACTTCCCTTTTCCCTCCAAAACGAGGAAAGAGTAATCCAGCAGATTCTGAAGTATAGTGTGAACTGTACCGTCGTTTACTTCCCTGCCCTCAAGTGCCTCAAGAGCGTTCTTGATGTCCTTCCATGAGCATCCTGACTTACAAGTCTCCAATACTCTGAGATACCTTTCCTTGGATCCCAACCTTCCTCCCTCAACCAGAAAGTCGCATAGCTCTTTAGATAACAATTTCCTAGCATACATCCTAGTGTACTCCATAGCTTGTCCGTCCCCTTCCTTTACGTATACGTATCCATAGTAAGTTAGCCAGCCAGGGTTACCTCCCAACCCCTCATAAACCTCCTCCCCTTTCCTGAAATTGATTCCTTGTTCCTCGAATCCCTTTTCAAGGAACTTGATTGACGTTTCCTTATCGAAAGTATTAACGTTGACCTCTACATGTGCCCTACCATAAAGAGGAGAATTCTCTTTTTCTAGCTTCAAGAATTTAGTCTTCACCCTCACCTCGGATCCCGTTATAATGAAGTTCACGTTCCTTAGGTTATCGAAAGCGTAAGCTATGGAGGGGAGGACGTCGTACCCTTTTAGTTTCATCAACTCCTGCGCCTCGTCTATGACCACAGTCACATTCCTACCTTTTTCATTAGCCCAGTCGTTTAACGAGGAAAGCACGTCTGAGAACTCTGTCCTTTCCTTTCCCCAGCTGAAGCTTAATGACATTCCCGCTACGCTCACTCCCTTTACAGCTTTGAAGTGATCTAAAACTCCTTTCCATTTTTTAGTTATGGAGTTTACTTCCCTTTCCAACACGCCTAGAAAGTCCTTGTATACTATGTATTCCCTATTTTCAAACCTTCTCATGTCCAGGAAGATGTGGATTGCCTTGACTTCGTTGAGGACTGATTTAACTAGAGATGTCTTACCAGTCCTCCTCAAACCCGATATTATTATAAGTGGAGAGTCCAGGGATCTCTTGAGTAGCTCTACCTCATTTTCCCTGTCAAATATATCTTTCAATTTCTCCTTAGGTCTAGGATCGAACAACATTTTACTTACCCCCTCATAAGTTACTTACCCCCTCATAAGTTATAAGTTCAGAGTAGCTCATAGAAGAGTTCCACTGTTATTGTTAAGTTGTATAACAGATCTAGAATAAATAGAAAAATATAGCTAGCTATAAAAAATACTCCAGCCAGCGCTGCTAGTCCGTTAACTAGAGGGTTATTATATCTGAAGTGAGCTAATGCATATCTCCTCCACTTCCCTCCTTTTTTCACGTATACCCCTGCCTCAGTGAACATGTCTAAGAACATGTGGGAAGGACCAACCAAGACTGAAGCCATAGCCAACCACCACAGGAAGTACCTCCAGATCAATCGACCAGTTAATACGCTGCTCACTGATCTTAATCTTACATTTCACTCAGTTATTATATTTATTATATTAGTGATAATCTTTAGATTTACTATGTTAAGAGACGTTCATCACTTTGTAATACTTTGACTTTTTATAAAGATTTGAACAACTTATATATATGAAGGCACATCAAACAGTACTCCTGTTGAGCCTTGCTTTCTTGTTGATTTCGCTAGGTGTTCCAGTTCACGCATCAGCGTCTAGCGTAACATCACAGGACTCAGGAAACGCAATAGGCATGGCAGACATAGGCGTCCTTCAAACGTCTAATGGGAACCTCTCATATACTACCTTTACCAACGCAATAATAGGGAGAATACAATTCAACGGAGGAGACTTCCTCTCTTATAACGGGACGTCTTACGTGAACCAAGCTTCAGTACAGTTAGATGGAGTAGTGAAAGCTGGCAATCAATATTTCTGGGTGCAAAATATGCCTATAATTCAGAGTGAAGGTGGAGGACTATACAAGATTTACCTTTCTGACTTAGTATGGAATATAACTCAGCCAGGCTCCAACATATCTACCTCGATTCCCATAGGTGGAAAAGGCTCTTTGACGACTAAAAATGGAGTTACTTTCTATGAATATAAGGATAATAAACCAATAATAACTAAAACACCTTTCGTATTACAGTTAATTACCTCAGCAAACGAGACAAATAATTACATGAACTTACAGTTTAGCTATTCATTTAGCAACTCTTCGACAATTGGAATAGGCGAATTCGACGATTTCGTCTTGGGCATTCCTCAATCTCCCTTATTTGTCATTGGAGGGGAAAATCCCTCAGGTCCAAATGGATTTGAAATGGTGATATCTGCTTCTAACGACTTTTCCACGTTATATGTGAATAGCTGGAACTCCACAATGTGGTCTGGATATTCCTATAATGGTGAATTCTACACAATGCCTTCAGCAATGTCTACGTCTTTTGGGATTACTGGTAAAGTCAGCCAGTCGCATGGTATATCTGAGACGTGGAATAATGCCATGGACTACGCGGTTCAGAGCTCAGGAGAATCTACAAACGGGTTCCTCTGGAACATATCAACCAGTGCTAGTTATTCTCAAGGAAAGCTCACAGTTTACGTAACGCCAGGTGACTCTATGTGGAAGTTAACGGTTAAGAATGCTCA
It includes:
- a CDS encoding ATP-binding protein, with amino-acid sequence MLFDPRPKEKLKDIFDRENEVELLKRSLDSPLIIISGLRRTGKTSLVKSVLNEVKAIHIFLDMRRFENREYIVYKDFLGVLEREVNSITKKWKGVLDHFKAVKGVSVAGMSLSFSWGKERTEFSDVLSSLNDWANEKGRNVTVVIDEAQELMKLKGYDVLPSIAYAFDNLRNVNFIITGSEVRVKTKFLKLEKENSPLYGRAHVEVNVNTFDKETSIKFLEKGFEEQGINFRKGEEVYEGLGGNPGWLTYYGYVYVKEGDGQAMEYTRMYARKLLSKELCDFLVEGGRLGSKERYLRVLETCKSGCSWKDIKNALEALEGREVNDGTVHTILQNLLDYSFLVLEGKGKYFLADPLMKELNDVRCSGL